The genomic stretch GGATGAGACCATGGACATCGACACCGGACGGGAAACCGCGCTTAATGCGCTCCATGCCGGAGATCTCAGGCTGTTCGAGGCGGGCAAGGAGAAGAACGCGCCGGCGAAGGACGTCCCCCCCGACGTTGCGAAGGAATATCATCTTCTCCGGTTCGTCCTGTCGGGAAAAGGCGTCATTCTGCTCGACGGGAAGGAATACCATCTCGTCAAGGGCGATGCGTTCCTCATCCCGGCGGGAAGCACGGCGCACGGCATCCCCGACGAGAAGGAACCGTGGACCGTCGCCTGGTTCGGCTTCAACGGTCCGCGGGGCGACGATCTGCTTGGGCTTTTGGGGATCGCTCCGGCCACGCCGCTGTTCACCGGCGTCCGCGACGATTCGCTCAGCGGTCCGCTCCTCGAACTCGTCGACAACGCCGGCCGTGTCGGCTTCCTCGATCTCAAATGCCTCGGCTACGCCTACATCGTCTTCTCGCTGATGGCCGACCACCGTCTCGATCGCGCTTCGCGGGTCACGACGAAGGAACAGCACGTCAAGGCGGCGAAAGAATTCATCACCGGTAACTTCCAGCTTCCGATCACGGTGGCGGAGATCGCCGGTGCGGTCGGACTGACCCCCAACTATCTCTCCAACATCTTCCAGGGAACCCTCGGGCTTTCCC from Candidatus Izemoplasmatales bacterium encodes the following:
- a CDS encoding AraC family transcriptional regulator yields the protein MDIDTGRETALNALHAGDLRLFEAGKEKNAPAKDVPPDVAKEYHLLRFVLSGKGVILLDGKEYHLVKGDAFLIPAGSTAHGIPDEKEPWTVAWFGFNGPRGDDLLGLLGIAPATPLFTGVRDDSLSGPLLELVDNAGRVGFLDLKCLGYAYIVFSLMADHRLDRASRVTTKEQHVKAAKEFITGNFQLPITVAEIAGAVGLTPNYLSNIFQGTLGLSPKQYLTQYRMEKACILLLDRRALVKDVAERVGYKNQLHFSGEFKKAIGLSPKHYQEKKAKRA